CCCGAGCAAAAAGATTACTTCATGAAGCGTGGCGACCTGGACATGGCCTTCACCGAGAAGGGTGTGGGGCGTTTCCGTGTCAACATCTTCCGTCAGCGCGGCACGATTTCGCTGGTCATGCGCCGCATCAAGAACCGCATCCTCACCTTCGAGCAATTGAACCTGCCCCCGTCGGTCATGCGCTTCGCCACCATGCAGCGCGGCCTCGTCCTCATCACCGGCACCACCGGCAGCGGCAAGTCCACCGCACTGGCCGCGATTATCGACCATATCAATTCCAATCGACGCTGCCACGTCGTCACCATCGAAGACCCCATCGAATACGTGCACAGCGATCGCGTCGCCGTGATCAACCAACGCGAAGTCACCATCGACACCAAGGATTTCTCCTCCGCGCTGAAGGCCGTGATGCGCCAGGACCCCGATGTGATTCTCGTGGGCGAAATGCGCGACCTCGAAACTTTCCAGGCCGCCATCAGCGCCTCGGAAACCGGTCACCTCGTCTTCAGCACGCTCCACACCACCAACGTGATGCAGACCATCGACCGCATCATCGATCTATTCCCCTCCAACCAGCACGATCAGGTCCGGGCCCAGCTCGCCATGAACCTGCGCGCCATCATGTGCCTGCGCCTTCTCCCCAGGGCGAGCGGCGGCGGTCGCGTGCCCAATTGCGAGATCATGTTCACCAACCCCGGCATCAAGGCCCTCATCAAGGAAAACCGTATCACGCAGATGGACACCGCCATCAGCAACGGCCGCGATTCCGGCATGATCAGCTTCAATGAGAGTCTCCACGAGCTTATCAAGAAAGACCTCATCACCATCGACACCGCCGTCGAGATATCCGACAACCCCGAAGAGCTCAAGATGATCGTTCAGGGGATCCGCCTCAGTTCGGGACGCGGTGGCTTGTTGAAGTAGGTATTGGACGCAACAGCATCTTCCACCACGAAGGCCGCGAAGAGCACGAAGAAAAAAGAGGGAAGAACGCGTTCTTCAACGTTGATTACCCCTGCAGTCCAAGCAAGATCAAATTGAGTTCACTTATCAATTGTCTTTGCGCCCTCGCGCCTTTGCGTGCAATTTATCAGGAAGAAATTTCGCCAACAGTGACTGAAAGACCTCCGAATCCCCGCAAAGCCGTTGCCTCTGTTCTCTTCGTGTGCTTCGTGCCTTCGTGGAGAAGATCTTTTTTCAGCCATTCGAGCGATACAAAGACTATACTCTCCTTGCGCTCTCTGCGATATTTTGTGGCTGACTCTCTTTCAAGAATCACGGGTATCCATGCCTGAACGCCTATGGCGCGGCCGGCGCCGCCGGATCGTCTTCCGGCTTTTTCATCATGTCCGAAAACATCCGGATACTCGCCTGCTGTTGCTCGATGAAGCGTCGCACCCGCGCCGCGTCTTCCGGGGCCAGCGCCTCGTCCAGTTGCACCAGCGCATTCTCAAAGCCCTCCTCCATGCGGTTCATGCCCTCCGCACTTCCCGGCATCCCATTGTCGCCATCGGGCGGCAGAAGATTCTCCACCAGAATGTCCACCGTCACCGCACGCGCCTCCTCTGAGAGGCCACCCGCAAACATGCCCACCTGCATTTCCATCTGCTGGCGCAGCATCTTTTCCGGCAGCGCCTCCTGATAGGCGTTGAACTTTTCAAGTTCATCCGCATCCAGCACCTCCGCAACGCTCGCCATCAGATCTTCTTCGGAGGGCATCGTCAAATCCTCCGCCTTCTGCTCGCCCCGCATCATCGCCATGCCCCCCTCCATGGCCGCACGCTGGTGATTCGAAATGACCTCCCGCAGGGCCGCCTCCTTCTCGGGGTCAAGACCCAGCTCGGTGAAGAGCTGCCCATACTGCATGTCCACCGCCATGTTGAGACTTGCGTCCATCATGGCCTGGCCCCGCTCGCCCTCGTACATCGCCGCGAAGGGATTGGCCGACTTGTCGCCTTCCGCCGGCGCCGCGCCATCGCCTGCCGAGGCGTCTTTACCCGCATTGAAGAGTCCCTTGAGCAAGGCGGTCGGATCGATCTCCGGGCTCGCGCTCTCCGGCTCGACACTTCCGGCAAGCGTGCCTTTCTCCAATGTCGCAATCTTCTCCTGCAGCGTCGTCTGCTGTTGCTCCAGTGCGGCTACCTTCGCGGATGACTCCGCCAGTGAAGCCGTTAGCCGATCATTTTCGGCTACTTGGCTAACCAGCGACGACAGCTTTTGCTGCTGCAATACGAGCAGCGCCACCAGCACCATCGCCACAATCCAACCGCCAGCCATTATCAAGTTCTTCATGAGTTACGCCCTCCTGCGGCGAAGCGCCGCGTTCATACCCCAGCCAGCCCCTTACCGGTCCGATGTCCGCAAGTGGCATAATGGCGTCAAATTTCTTCCGTGTCTATAGTACTCCCTCGCCGCAAACATATTCATCGTGGAACCGGAGCCTTCGGAGAACGAATCCCAGCATGCTGAACGCGACCCTCCTCGGTCTACTCCAACTCTTCGGGGCCGTCACCGATATTGACGCGGCCCTTCGCGGCACGCTCAAGGGGGAGGGACCCTCCGTCGCCGCCGCCCAGGCGGCCTGGGCGGACACCCTCGGCCTGCGCGCCACCACGACTTCGGGACTAATCGGCTCCGGGAAAGGCATCGCGCTCGCCAATATCGATCCCGCCTCTCTCCAAGGTGAGATTCCAGAGGGAGCGCGTATTGCGCACTATGTTGAAGTCTCCGGACAGGGCCCCGATCCCCTCCACCTCTTTGTTCCACTGCCCCAGGATGGCAACGAGGTCGTCGTCTACCGCCGCGTGGAAAAGGGCCTCTTCGTTGAGCCCGCCGAGGCCTCCCAGCGCGTGGGGGACTACTTGAAGGTTGCCGTCCGCGCACCCGGTCGCTTCGTCGTCCACCAGCCCGCAGCGCCCGGCGAAGGCAAACTTCTTTTTCCCGAGACGCCCGAGCCCGTGGACGATCCCGCCCTGAAATGGTACTGGCGCGTCGTCCGCGAAGCCCCCGCCGAGGCCAACGGCCCCATTCCTCTCCTCCTGATTCACGGCACCGGCATCGACCGCTGGCACGAGTTCATCCACTGGGTACGCTTCAGCCCGGAAGCGGCCGATTTTCGAAGCCACTACCAGGTCTGGAACTACATCCAGCACACCGACGGTATCGACGCGCCCATCGGCTTTGATCCCGCCTGTCCCCGCTTCGAGGAAAGTATCATCGCCTACCTCTATCGCCTCCTCGAAAAGGCCGCCGTGGATGGTGTCGAAACCGAAGGCCAGCGCTACTGGTTTCCGGCAGAGGGTCCCATCGCCCTTATGTCCCACAGCCACGGTGCCCTCAAAGCCCGGGCCTTCATGGTGAACTATCCCGAATACGGCGACCGCGTCCTGGCGGCCATCCTCATCGGCGGCCCCAACATGGGCACCCCCTGGGCCACGCCCGAATGGATGCGCCACACGGCCTCACGCATCGGTTTGGTGAATCCCGGCATCGACGAGCGCCTCGTTGAAAACATCATGTCCACCACCTTCTTCTCCAGCGGGTCCCAGTGCGATCTCGATATGGGCTGGGGCAACTACGACGCCGGTGGCGCGGGCGGCCTCCCCTATGCGCGATTCACCACCTGGACCCGCGACAGCGGCCGAAGCCAGCGCGTTCTTTCCGCCCGCGACGCCAACGTCACCGGGGCGCGGAACCTGCCGGGCATTGAAGATACCACCTTCGAGCCCCAGAAACCCCTGGGCACCTGGTGCGGCGGCCTGGAGCATATCACTCCGCGCGCCCGGGGCGACCGCTATGCGGACAAGTGCTTCCTCTACGGCAGTTACCTCGACAGAAACCGGGGCTGGTTCGATATGCTTCGGCGCGCCGACGACGGCGTCACACCTACCGGGGAGAGCCTCATCAACAACACGGGCCTCCGCATCGCAAACGTGCTCATGGGAATTGTGGCGTCTGAAGGGGGCGACTGGCCCCTCAGCCCCTACCGCGTGGGCGACGGCTTCATTCCCCTTCAGAGCCAGCTCATGCTCGACGGCCGTGAGGACCGCTTCATCTATCAGACCCGCGAAGTCGCCGGGTGGACCCTGCCCCGCGCGCCGATCCAGCTCGATCACGACCTCATCAACGCCCACACCCTCGCCGACCCCGCGAAAATTCGCGTCTGGCCCGGCTGGAGTCATTTCGACACCGTCACCGGCCGCTACAACCAGGCAACCGGTCATAGCGAATTCTTTGCAAGCATCGGCAGAGACCTCATGGGTGTACTGCCCGAATCCTGATCGCGCCCCCGCTGGTCATTGTATTGGGGCGTGCCAATATGTCACGTTATGCCCGGTGCAATCCGATGAAAGGCCCTGTCATGTCCGAAAAACCGTCTGCCAGCCCGAACCGCATCACCGCTGTTGACCAACTCCGCGGCTACGCCATCTTCGGCATGCTTGTCGTCAACGCCAGCGGCTACTTCAACTTCAAGACCGAGCAGATCAGCCACCACCGCGACTGGTTCTCCTACGCCGACACCATCGCGCCCCTCTTCCTCTTCGTCGTCGGCATGGGCATGCGCCTTTCCTGGCTGAATCGCGCCGAAAAAGTCGGTAGTTCCGAAGCGCGCTGGGCCATGGCCAAGCGATTCACCGTCCTCGTTCTCATCGGCTTCACCATCTACGGCGGATGGCTCTGGGACGCCCTCACCGATATTGGCCTCTGCGGACTGCTGGCCCTTTTTCTCATCGACAAAGCTCCCGCCATCCGCATCGGCGCCGCCTTCGTCTACCTTGGCATCTATCAGGCCATGTTCTCCTGGACTATCTACGGCGACTGGGTCACTCGCGCCATCAGCTTCACCGGCGACAACGCCGCGCCCGTGCCCCTGTTGATCCGGGCCATTCCCCAGTGGGAAGAACTCTTCGAGGTCTCCCTCAATGGCGGTCCGCTTGGACCTCTGAGCTGGGTGATGATGCTTCTCTTCGGCTCCCTCGCCTATGATCTCCTCGCCGCGCGCGATGAAAAGAAATTCATCAGCGGCTGCCTGGCGTGGGGGATTGGCCTGTGCGTGGCGGGCTACCTCATCCACATCCCCTGGGGCGAGGCCAAACCCGAATGGCCCACCACGGCCTACCTCATGACCGCACCCTTCCCCCTATGGTCCACCGGCCTCTGCTTCCTCACCCTGCTGATCTTCTATCTGATCTGCGATAAAGTCGGCTTCGAAATCCCCACCTTCACCGCCCTCGGCATGAACCCCCTCTTCATCTACATCCTCCAGTCCCTCGTGCTCAATACCCTCGAAGATTTCGAAATCGAAGGCCTCACCCGCGCCACCGGCATCCCCCTCTTCATCGCCTTCTACGGAGCCATCGCCGGACTCGCCTGGTGGATGAAACAACGCAAGATCTTCGTGAAGATATAAACCCCATAGGGACAGGGTCGCCCCACGACGCCGAATCGGCAAAGCCAACTTCGCGTCACACTAGGCGCAAAAATACGAGTCATGCACCCTAACCGGCGGGCCTGCTCTGGAAATAAACAGGCAGGCCGCGAAGAGAGATGCGATGACTACCGTCAACACTGGAACGTACCCCCCGTACCACCCCGCAAGCGGGGGGACCAGGAGGTTCGTTCTTGTGAGTAAGGTCTCCCTGCTCGCGGGGGGGGGGGGAGGGGGGTAAAGCTCGGACCTGATTTTCTTGATCTATGGGTGACCCGAAGCGTCATGGGTGACGGTCTTCTCTAAACTTCGGGGTACAAAAGTCGCCAGGAGATAGCGCTTGCCGCCTTCCAGCGTTTTTCTTGCCAAAGCGGGATCGCTGATCGTGCGTGCCATGGTCAAGGTGCCGACGAGGGCCGAATATAAGTTAATGGCCTTCGCCAGGTTTTCCTCCGGTGGATCATCGGGGAACTGATCCTTAAGCGCGGCGGCGAACATCCCATAGATCCGGATCATGTGCTGCTCATACAGCGCGCGATGTCCCGCCTTACACCGCTGCATGTCCGTGCTCAGGGACGTAAATGCACAACTCGACCCAACATCGGTCAGACTGCGTTCGGAAAGATGATCTTCTATCATCCCTTTGAGTGCGACGGAGCCCTCCACTTCAAATCGCATTGCCAGGTTCGCTTCCAGGCGGGCCAGATCGTGGCAAACCGCCTGGGCAAAAAGATCGTCCTTGGATTTGAAGTGGCTGTAAAGCGCGCCGCGCGATAGACCCGCGTATTTCATGATTTGATCCGTGCCCGCCTCGCCGCGACCGTGCTTCTTCAGATAGGCGATGGCCCGGTCCAGAATCACCGTCTTCAGTTTCTCTTTCTCGCCCTTGCGGGTCTTCATGCGCGCCTCCAATCGAAATTCTGCGGGCAAAACTCGATGATTACGATGCAGAACGACATCGTAATGCGAGTCCTTAGTGAAATTATAGCAGGAACTTACGTGGTGCGTAAAGTTATTATTGCATTTTAAAACAGTTCTGTATTAAAATTAAGTCGCACTGGAAGCGCTACCGGAGAAAGAGCCATGAAACAGACCAGGGTTATTGAAGATGAATTCCAGGGGCAGCGCGTGCTGGTAACCGGGGGAACCAAGGGCACGGGGCGGGCTATCGCGGACCGCTTTCTCCGGGGGGGCGCGACATTCGTTGTCACCGCCCGTCAGGAACCCGATTCCGCGTCGGGGGCCCACTTTATCCAGGCGGATCTTTCCTCGCTCGAGGGCTGCAATGCCGTCGTCGATCAGGTCATGGAACAGCTTCAGGGCATCGACATCATCATTCACAACGTAGGTGGATCCTCGGCACCGAGCGGGGGCTTCGCCACCGTTAGCGACGAGATCTGGCAGCAGAACCTGAATGAGAATCTCTTTCCCGCCGTGCGTCTGGACCGCGCGTTGCTGCCCGCCATGATCGCCCGGGGAAGAGGCGCCATCATTCACATTTCATCCATACAGCGGACCTTGCCTTTGTTCGATTCGACCCTGGCCTATGCCGCCGCCAAGGCTGCCCTGAGCAACTACAGCAAGGGCCTGTCGAAGGAGGTGAGCCCAAAAGGCATCCGCGTCAATTCCGTCGCACCGGGCTTCATCGAGACCGATGCGGCACAACGCATGATTCAACGCATGGCGGAGCACAATAATAGCGACGCGGCCACCGCGCGCGAATCGATTATGGAAATGCTCGGAGGAATACCCCTGGGCCGCCCCAATCGCCCGGACGAAGTCGCCGAGCTCGTCGCGTTTCTCGCGTCGGATCGAGCGTCATCCATTACAGGTTGTGAATATGTCATCGACGGTGGAACCATCCCCACAATCTAGGAGAAAAACCATGACCATCGAACTCACCGGTGCAATCAAGCAGTACGTCGAGGCCTGCAACCGCCACGATGTGCAATCGGCCCTGGCCAGTTTTTCCGAGGAGGCCGTAGTACACGATGAGGGGGCAACCCATCGCGGCGCGAAGGCGATAGAATCCTGGCTCGCCGATACGATGGATCAGTTCCGGTTTCAACTCAAACCTGTCCGAAGCCTGGTCGATGGTGAACATGAGGTGGTGAGTATGGAAGTCTCCGGCAACTTCGACGGTAGCCCGGTGATCCTGGATTCTCGATTTCAGATTGAGGACGGAGAAATCGCATCACTGGAGATAGGCTACGCATCATAGGCCGCCATTCCGAGCGCTCCGCATCACCCATGCGAGAGAAGAAATGACTAGATTCCCCCGCCCCTCACTCAAGTGGGTGGTCCACGAGATTCACTTTGCCATTAAAGTTTCCCCCGATGGCGGGGGGCGGGGGGGCAGGTGATGGGAGTAGCAATGACAGTCGTGCCGCTCCTGCCATTTTTCGGATCCATTGTCGCAGCAATGGCCTCGGTCCCATTGTCTACGGGATTATACGCTACTCGTGAACGCAAATTGCATATCGTCAGCCCAGCGTTTCTGTGCAACCAATTCTTCGCTATGGCAACCTCTACGAAGCTGCGAATCATTGCACTCCTGAAGCCGAAATCCTGTGCCATCGCTCGCTTTTCAATTGAGGTCCAGAAGTGTACGGCATCTGTCTGAGACGGGTCCCGCCTGTGATTTTGGCGTCACTCGCTCAAAATGTCCCCGGGCGTCGAGCAATCTTCCCCCAGTCGATTCAGCGATTGCTGAATCGCTTCACGCGCCTGCGCCAACCCCGACTTGTCCGGAAGCTGGTCGGTTGTGAGGCAGCGCTCCAGATCGCCCAGAAACACCAGGTATTCCCGCAATTGATTCGCCGGTATTGGAACGGAATCCCAGGACTTCAAAAATAATTCATGCCCATGCCGGGAACCATCCAGAAGCGAGTACCTAATTTTGACTACCGATTCGCGCCTCATGGGAAATCGCCAGAGATGGGTTGCGTGCGATATTGTCGCAGAAGCGATCTCCTCCTGCATGAATCGAAAGGTCGATTCGGAAAGTCCTCGCAAGCCCAATTTCATGGAATCCATCCTGAGCTTAAACGTAGTCGGTGCAAAAATGTAGTAGCTGGTTCGAACGCGAGGGATGGAGCACGTCAATGCCAACAATCCTGTCAACATGATTGGGCCGCCTGTAACCTGAAGGCTCCCGCCATGCCACGAGCGGAGTTTTACCGTCACGATAAATCCCGCAACCAGCATCAGCAGCCCCACGGCGCCTGCGACAAAGTTGTACCAGCGCGCGACTCTGAGCCACCCAGGGCTGGACCTGAAATCCTGAAAGTAATACTCGGTTGGGGGTTCATCGCCTTCCCAGAACATAGCCGCACGCCTCCAATCTTTGCTGCCCACAATACACTTCAGCATCACGCGGATCTGAAAAGTATTCTGGATGATCGCCGTGATGCAATTCCAATGGCAACATTGCGTCCCCTTCCTCCACCTTGCTACCCTGATCCCATGGCGAGCATCCGCTGGTCATGCAGGACTCAGGCCCCCGTGGAGACGCCCAATGCGGATTGTCACTTTGCTGCTCTTGCCGCTCCTCGCCATCGTCGGCACTTCCGCCCAGGAAAACTCCGAGCCCCCGGGCGCCTGGCGCAAGATTCCCCAGCCCTCGCCCGACTCCGCTTCCGCACTCAGCGGGGCCGACCTCGAAGCCTTGGAGGCCATCGGCTATCTCGGCGGATCGAGCGCGGCACCAGAACAGATCGGCGTCACGGCCTATGACGCCGCCAAAGCCATGGACGGTTATAACCTCTACATCTCCGGCCACGCACCCGAAGCCTGTCTCGTCGACATGAATGGCGCCATTCTTCACACCTGGCGCTATGATGCCGTAGCTCACTATCCGATCAAAGCCAGCCGCAACTACTGGCGGCGCGTGCACCTTGCGGAGAACGGGGATCTCTATGCCGTCTGCGATCCCCACGGCATCCTCAAACTCGACAAAGACTCTAGGCTCCTGTGGGCCAGCGACGGCACCGACAACGCTCATCACGATCTTTTTGTCGCGCCTGAGGGCCTGGTCTACACCCTCGGCAAGGACATTCGCATCCAGCCCGAGTTTCACCCCACCATCACGCTTATCGACGACACCATTGTGACACTCGATCCCGCCGGCAACACGCAAGCACGCTTTTCGATGCTCGGGGCCTTCGCCGCAAGCGCCTGGGGCGAGGCGATCCACGAAAAGGTCCGGAGTCGTCTCGTCGCCAGGACCGACACCCACGCCGAGAGCTTTCACACCAACACCATCGAAGTTTTTGACGGAGCCCTTGCGGCAATCTCGCCCCTCCTGAAGAAAGGCAACATCCTCTGCTGTTCGCCCCTTCAGAGCACCGTATGGATCGTCGACGGCGAAACCGGCGCCGTCGTCTGGTCGTGGAGCCACCCCTGGCGCCAGATCCACCAGCCCACCTTTCTTCCGAGTGGAAACTGGCTCCTCTTTCACAACAGCGCCCGAAAAACGGAAGCGGGGGAGTGGCGCTCCGCCGTGCTGGAGTATGATTTCCCCGCCTGCAACCTCGTCTGGTCCTACGGCGGCCGGGAGGGCAAACCGGAAACCGAATTCTACTCGGGTACGTCCAGCCTCGCTGATCGCCTGCCCAACGGCAACACACTCATTACCGTGAGTGAACCCGGCCGCGCCATCGAAGTCACCCGCGACAAGGAAGTCGTCTGGGAGTTCCACAACCCCAGGCGCGCGGGCGAAAACAACGAGTTCATCGCCACGCTTTTCCAGTTGGAGCGAATACCCAAAGACTATTGCGCCACCTGGCTGGCGCCCCCGGGCCCTGTCGAGGCCGCACCGCCTTCAGCGACCCCATAATCGCCCCGCACACGTGCGACCCACAAAGTCGGGAGCGCTGACGCGCTTCAGAGGCCGTGAACTTTTCCACAGAAGACGTCGCCAACCGGGAGCGCGGGTTTTACTGGCCGCGTATCGTGCGGCGGAGTGGCACGAAGATCACGGAACGGTAGGTGCACATTCCGGATCACCAAGACATTCACCGGCGTCTCAGTCGAACAGGCCAATCTGCTCGGGCGGCCTCGCTTTCTCCAGTTGGGCGGCCTTGAGCAGCGCGGATTTCCGGAGCCCGCCTCGGGCATCGGTCAGGCGAAGGGCGCCCTGGCGGCCACGGAGCGCGCCATCCCGGCAGGCGCCCCCCCAGTAGAAGACGGGCTTCCCGCCGATCAGGGCCTGTTCCGCCGTGAACATGCTTCCGCCCTTCTCCCGGGGCTCGATCACGCACACGAGGGCGGAGCACGCGGCGATGGTCCGATTGCGGGTCATGGCGCGATGGGTCTGCCAGCCATCGGTGGGTAGAAATTCACTGACCAGGAGCACCTGTCCATGCGCCACGCCAGCACGCAATACGGATGGGGGATCGTAGATCTGGAGGCCCTCGGGAAGAATGACGATGGTTGAACCATCGGATTTCAATGCGGCTTCGTGGGCCGCGAGATCGACTCCCGCCGCGCCGCCACTCACCACCGGTATGCCTTCGCCCGCGAAAAGATCGGCGGACGCGGCGGCCAGGCGACCCGCCTCGCGTGTGGGCTTTCGCGTGCCCACGATGCCCGCACCGGGCGATTCGAGCAACGCCTCATTTCCCCGGTAGAAGAGGAGGAGGGGCGCCTGATCGCCCAGGGCCACCGTGAGAAACGCGGGATACCCCGGCGAGCCTGCCCTTACGAATTCAACGCCGCCGTCTCGGGCGCATTTCAGGAGCCACTTCGCCTGCGCTGTTTCCCGCTCGCCGCATCGGGTCAGTGCCTCCACCGCGTTTTCTTCTCCGGGCGCGGCGTCGCGGAGCAGTTCCCGGAGGGGGGCGC
The sequence above is a segment of the Candidatus Hydrogenedentota bacterium genome. Coding sequences within it:
- a CDS encoding PilT/PilU family type 4a pilus ATPase, translating into MMDRATFVKLLQRAVQKDASDIHLKSGSPVYFRVDGLMGAQEGDTLQNEDIDSILNVLLSPEQKDYFMKRGDLDMAFTEKGVGRFRVNIFRQRGTISLVMRRIKNRILTFEQLNLPPSVMRFATMQRGLVLITGTTGSGKSTALAAIIDHINSNRRCHVVTIEDPIEYVHSDRVAVINQREVTIDTKDFSSALKAVMRQDPDVILVGEMRDLETFQAAISASETGHLVFSTLHTTNVMQTIDRIIDLFPSNQHDQVRAQLAMNLRAIMCLRLLPRASGGGRVPNCEIMFTNPGIKALIKENRITQMDTAISNGRDSGMISFNESLHELIKKDLITIDTAVEISDNPEELKMIVQGIRLSSGRGGLLK
- a CDS encoding DUF1624 domain-containing protein, whose amino-acid sequence is MSEKPSASPNRITAVDQLRGYAIFGMLVVNASGYFNFKTEQISHHRDWFSYADTIAPLFLFVVGMGMRLSWLNRAEKVGSSEARWAMAKRFTVLVLIGFTIYGGWLWDALTDIGLCGLLALFLIDKAPAIRIGAAFVYLGIYQAMFSWTIYGDWVTRAISFTGDNAAPVPLLIRAIPQWEELFEVSLNGGPLGPLSWVMMLLFGSLAYDLLAARDEKKFISGCLAWGIGLCVAGYLIHIPWGEAKPEWPTTAYLMTAPFPLWSTGLCFLTLLIFYLICDKVGFEIPTFTALGMNPLFIYILQSLVLNTLEDFEIEGLTRATGIPLFIAFYGAIAGLAWWMKQRKIFVKI
- a CDS encoding TetR/AcrR family transcriptional regulator, coding for MKTRKGEKEKLKTVILDRAIAYLKKHGRGEAGTDQIMKYAGLSRGALYSHFKSKDDLFAQAVCHDLARLEANLAMRFEVEGSVALKGMIEDHLSERSLTDVGSSCAFTSLSTDMQRCKAGHRALYEQHMIRIYGMFAAALKDQFPDDPPEENLAKAINLYSALVGTLTMARTISDPALARKTLEGGKRYLLATFVPRSLEKTVTHDASGHP
- a CDS encoding SDR family oxidoreductase, whose translation is MKQTRVIEDEFQGQRVLVTGGTKGTGRAIADRFLRGGATFVVTARQEPDSASGAHFIQADLSSLEGCNAVVDQVMEQLQGIDIIIHNVGGSSAPSGGFATVSDEIWQQNLNENLFPAVRLDRALLPAMIARGRGAIIHISSIQRTLPLFDSTLAYAAAKAALSNYSKGLSKEVSPKGIRVNSVAPGFIETDAAQRMIQRMAEHNNSDAATARESIMEMLGGIPLGRPNRPDEVAELVAFLASDRASSITGCEYVIDGGTIPTI
- a CDS encoding nuclear transport factor 2 family protein, which encodes MTIELTGAIKQYVEACNRHDVQSALASFSEEAVVHDEGATHRGAKAIESWLADTMDQFRFQLKPVRSLVDGEHEVVSMEVSGNFDGSPVILDSRFQIEDGEIASLEIGYAS
- a CDS encoding DNA-processing protein DprA, whose product is MHDNATAPEDMVALSLVAGAGRKTVYSALRLAARLRRPLSALFGAPLRELLRDAAPGEENAVEALTRCGERETAQAKWLLKCARDGGVEFVRAGSPGYPAFLTVALGDQAPLLLFYRGNEALLESPGAGIVGTRKPTREAGRLAAASADLFAGEGIPVVSGGAAGVDLAAHEAALKSDGSTIVILPEGLQIYDPPSVLRAGVAHGQVLLVSEFLPTDGWQTHRAMTRNRTIAACSALVCVIEPREKGGSMFTAEQALIGGKPVFYWGGACRDGALRGRQGALRLTDARGGLRKSALLKAAQLEKARPPEQIGLFD